ACGAGTAGTGGGACGCCGAGCGCCGAGCCGCCCCTCCTGTCAGCCCGAGCGAAAACCCTGCTACAAGCCCCGCCAGGAGAGCAAGGATGGTGTTCAAGCCCGTTTGTCCGCCTCCATGGCGGCCTAGCCTGCCGCCTCCCCGATAAACGCTCCCCGGCCGCTATGTTGGTGTCGCGTCATGCCCCGGAGGAGGGTCCGCAGCGCGGGCGGTACACCGTCGGGGCACGGCTCCCCGGCTGAACGGCTACCTGGAGTACGTCCCGGTCAACATAGCGTAGCCTATGACATGCCCCTTCATGCGCTCGAGGACCTCGTCCGCCCGGGCTCCCGGCTCCAGGCCGAGGGTCTCCACGTCGAGCGCGTGGAGCGCGAACACGTAGCGGTGTGGGCGGTCGCCGCGCGGCGGACAGGGGCCCCCGTAGCCGTACTTGCCGAAGTCGTTGAGGCCTTGGAGCCCGAGGCCCTCGACAACAGGGTCCCCGGGGACGCCCTCGGGGAGCGCGGCCAAGTCGCGGGGGATGTCGTATATGACCCAGTGGACGAAAGTGCCCCGCGGCGCATCCGGGTCATAGACGATGAGAGCGTAGCTTGCGGTGGAGGCGGGGGCTCCGCTCCACTCGAGGGCTGGTGATACGTCCTCGCCGTCGCAGGTATGGCGCTGCGGTATCCTTTCGCCGTCGTTGAACGCGGGCGAGACTAGGGTGAACTGGGAGCCACTCCTCACGAGGTAGTCCCGGTGGCGGCGAAAGAGGATCATAGAGCAGCTCCTCCCCTGCTAGCAGGGCAAGTGGCCTAGATAAAGCTCTATCGTGTAGAACCGGTATGCCGAGGCGGTGTATATCGCGCGGCTCCTAGCCCCGTTGGCCCGCCAGCGGCCCCGGCGGAGGGGCCTAGGGGCGCTTACATGATGTAGCCGGTTTCGGCTAGGCTTGCGGCGTCCTTCTCCTCCTGGGCCTCGAGGGTGAAGGCTGCCTGTCCACCGATGTAGAACCGGGCGTAGATGCGCGGCGGCTCGTTGCCTGTAAGCTCCTCTAGTACACCGCAGCGGTTGAGCCCCCGGAGCCCCAGCTCCACGACGAAGCCCTCGCCCTGGTACCAGCCGAGCACAAGGTCGGTCCTGCCGCGGGCGGCGGGTGCTGGGAGCTTCTCGAACCCCCTGTACAGCATCTCCCGGTCCGCCTCCTTCTCTAGCCGGTCCACGAACTCTAGGAACTCGTGGCTGCAGGTGTTTAGCCCGGCGAGCCTAGCGTACTCGTGGCCTATCATCCACTGTAGCCTCTTGAGTACGTGCTGTACGGCCGCTACGGGGCCGGTAGAGGCTCCGGCCTCCGGGCTGGCTGCCTGCTCCTGCGCCCCTTGTGGCTGTACTAGTGGTGGCATAGCTATCCAGACCCCAGGTGTCTCAGCTATAGGGTTGAGCTGGCATCCAATAAACCGTTCCCCGGCGGGCCCCGGGCCCGGGAGGGGTGCCCGGGCCTACTGTCTGTGCTCACCGTGACCGCCGGCGCCGTGCCCGTGGTGCTTATGGTGCTCGTGGCGGTGGCCGCGGAGCTGGTGGAGCGCGTGATCCACTACCCCCAGTAGCAGCTCCGCCATGAGGCGCGCCGCCCCGGGGTTCCCGGGGCTCACTGCTAGCAGCCGGTCGCGGAAGCTACAGGCGAGCGCGCGGCTAAGCACAGCGTTGGCGACTCCCTGCTCTAGGCTGCGTCGGCGGAACTCCTCCCCCACGCCGGGCAGTATGCGGTCACAAATCCTCGAGACAAGGTCGGCCGAGATGTCGTGGGGGTTCGGCCCAGTGCCACCGGTGACCAGCACAACCTCTGCGCCTCTGTGCAGCGCTGCCGCGACGTGGTAGAGTATCTCGACCGGGTCGTTCCCCGCGATAGCGGCGTATACCAGCTCGTGGCCGTGCTCCTCGAGGAGCCTCCTCAGCATCGGGGTCGTCTCGTCCTGATCCGGGTTCTCCTTGACCCGATCGCTCGTGACAACTAGACCCCAGCGAGCCAAGCCCCGGGAGACACCTCCACCGTGGCTGGCCCCTGTGGGAGGAAAAGGATGCCCCGCCGCAGAGGGCAGCGCAGCCCCGGCGCCGAGGACCGGTTAATAACCCGGGGTGCCCCTAGGCGCCCTGGACACAAGTGCATAGCCTTGGGCGGGGAGCCGCTCCTACTACGATGCCACCTGCTACTCCCCTGCGCCGGGTGCAGCCCCCTCCGCGACACGGCCGTCTACGCCGAGGACGGCAGGATAGCGTACGTCGGCGGCAGTCCCCCCAGCGGGGCCAAGTCCGGCCTAGTCATCGACTGCCCACGCCACAGCGTCGCACTGCCCTGCTTCTACAACGCGCACACCCACGCCGCCATGACGCTGCTCCGTGGCTTCCACGATGACAGCGAGCTACACGAGTGGCTCGCAAGGATGTGGTTTGTCGAGAAGAGGCTCACGCCCAGCGTGATCTACCACGCATCGAGGCTAGCCCTTGTCGAGATGGTCTCGACCGGGACCTGCGGCTTCATAGACATGTACTTCGAGCCCGGGGCCACGGCCAGGGCTGCCCGGGAGCTCGGCGTACGCGCGCGGCTAGGCCCAGTGATAATGGGCGACGTGGACCCCCACCAGGCGGTGGAGGAGGCCCGGCGGTTCGCCCGGAGCCTAGAAGGCGACCCCCTCCTCGGGGGCGTGATCAACGTCCACAGCGTCTACGCGGCGCCCCTCGAAGCCGTCGCGGAGGGCTACCGGGCCGCAGAGGAGCTGGGGGTGCCATTCCACATACACGTCTCCGAGACCAGGAGAGAGGTCTACGAGGCCCGGAAGAAGCACAGAAAGTTCCCCGTCGAGCTCCTGGAGAGCCTGGGCGCCCTCGGGCCCCGCTCGGTGCTAGTCCACGCCGGGTGGATAGCGAGCTGGGAGCTCGACGCAGTCCGCCGGGCCCGGGCCACCCTAGTACACTGCCCCACTAGTAACATGAAGCTAGCCACAGCCGGCCACTTCCCCCTATACGAGGCGATGGAGAAGGGGGTGAACGTCGCCCTCGGCACCGACGGCCCAGCCTCGAACAACAGCCTGGACATGCTGAGGGAGGCCAAGACGGGGCTACTACTGCAGAGGCACAGCTACTGGGACACCCGGGTCAAGGCAAGACACCTCCTAGAAGCAGCGACCCGGGGAGGAGCACGCGCCATGGGCCTAGACCGGGCCGGAGCCATAGAGCCCGGAGCCCCTGCTGACATGGCTGTGCTGGACCTCTCTAGGCCCTGGAGCCTCCCCCTCCGCCCAGACAACCTCGCCTCAGCCATACTATACGCCGCGACCGGGAGCGACACCATCTACACCATAGTAGCCGGCAACCCGGTCTACACGCCCGAGAACCGGGACAGGCTCTGGAGCCTCGCAGAACAGAGCGCACAGGAGCTAAACAGGTTCCTAGAAGACATAGGCCCGGGGAGGGACCCCACACCGCCATGCAGCCCACGAAACGCGTGCAAACAGGGCTAGACAGGAGGTATGGAGCGCTGCGTCGGCAGTAGCCCCAGCCCGTAGGACATAATTCACGATGCATAGTATATATCAAACGATACTCGGTAGCGTTCTCCCTGCTCTAGGCCTGGGGGCCGGGGCTAGTGGAGGGGATAACAGTCCAGGGTCTTACGAAGAGGTATGGGGAGGTCGTTGCACTCGACTCGGTGAGCTTCTCCATAGATGGGGGCAGCATCCTAGGGATAATCGGCCCCAATGGGGCCGGTAAGACAACGCTTATCAGGATACTCAGCTGCCTACTCCGGCCCGACAGCGGCTACGCAGCGATACATGGCCACCGGATCCCGCCGTGCAGTGATAGCGTGAGGAGGCTCTTCGCGCTTCTACCCCAGGAGGTAAGAGCCCACTTCTACACGCTGACGCCCCTCGATTACATATACCACTATCTCCGCATGAGGGGCTACCCGAGAGAGGAGGCAAGAGCCCGGGCCAGGGGAGGCGGTCGAGGAGTTCGGGATACAGTACCATGATAGGATGGTGTCGATGCTCTCCGGCGGCATGGTAAGGAAGATGCTCCTCGCCATGGTGCTCTCGGCTGATGTCCCTGTCTACTACCTTGACGAGCCGACCGTGGGCCTGGATGTCGAGAACAGGCTGAAGCTCTGGGACATACTAAGGAGGAGGGCCAAAGCAGGCTCCACCATACTGGTGACGAGCCACTATCTGAACGAGATATCCAGTATCTGCGACAAGGTACTCCTAATCAAGGATGGCCGGGTCGCCGCGTTCGGGGAGCCTGAGGAGCTTGGGCGGCGCTATCTCTCCGGCTTCTACTCGAAGATAGTAGTGATGGGCGAGTACTCGAGCCGCGAGCACACGGTGAGGAGGGTGGGCAAGAACACTATCGTCTACACGAGGTCGAGGACAGAGGAGAGGGAGGTGATCGATGAGCTAGAGGATGCAGGGCTACCGTTCCGAGTAGAAGAGCTCACCATAGAGGACATTTTCCTGGCGGTGTCCTCCGGTGACGCTCCTGGCTATGATAGAGTACTACCGGAACGCCCTTATGAAGAGCCGTCTCTCCGCAGTGAACTTCGCTATACACCCGCTCTCGTTCGTATTCATAGTGTACATGGTTAGCGGGGGAAAGCTCCTCTCTACTGCGCTCGCTGGCGCAATGTGCAGCTTCATAGCCGGGGTCGGGCTGGCCGACCTCCCAATAGAGCTTGTCGGGATGAAGACGCGGTCCCGGTTCTACGACATATTCATGTCGCTGCCCGGGAGCATGACCAAGAAGATGCTCGGAATAACCCTGGGCATGAGTCTGCCCGCAGCACCCTACCTAGTCCTTCTCGCAGCGCTACTAGTGCTACAGAACGGTGCCAGCCACCTCCCATACATAGTACTGGGCACGGTGAGCCTATGGGCCTGGGCATCAACGCTCGGGATGTATATCGGCGTCAAGAGCAAGGAGCCCCTAACAGTCATGAGGCTCGGTAACATACTGCTAGTAGCAACAACAGTGTTCCCTCCCGTCTACTACCCGGTAACACTACTACCCGAGGGCATCCGGGCACTAGCATTCTTTCTCCCAACAGTGGCCGCGTCACACCTCATAGCAGGCGGGCCAGCCATGTACGCATCCGTAGCCACCGCGTCGCTGCTCGCGTGGCTAGCAGTATGCGTCCTTATACTCACGTCTATAGAGTTCGTGGAGGAGTAGAGCACAACACTAATGGTACCTGGAGTTTACATCGCGCTGAGCGTCTGCGAGGCTCATCCGCTCGGCAGGTCTAGGGCACTACTTTCAACCAGGATACCCTCTTGAAGTCCTCGTCGAATGTCGCGATTACGTCTATCCTATGATGCCTACAGGTTAGGGCTATCATAGCGTCTGCTGGCAGGAGTCGATAACTCCTAGCCGTTTCCAGGACTAGCCTTGGGTCCGTTACATCTGGTAGCACTGCTATTTCTAGCTGTTCGAGGGCAGTGATAACCTTATCTATTATCTCGCTTGGATATCCTCTTGTCTTTACGTACCTCCTCAGCGTATAGCCTCTCTTGCCTGTTACCTTCGCAAGGACGATGTATATTAACTCGTTGAGGACTGTAGTTGTGATCGCGAAATCCTCATGGGCGTAGCTTTTAAGGATGTTCTTGGCTTTCTCCGTGAGTTCGGTCTTGAGCATGTAGTTGTAGAGAATGTTCGTGTCAAGGCATATTACTAGTCCATACATCCTCCTCGAGTTCTCTCAGTTCTGCTACAGAGGCTTCGCTAAGTATCCCGGCCAGCTCCTCTATTTTCCTCCTCCTTTCCTCGGCTTCTCTAGGACTCCTCCTGGCCCTTTCTAGCACAACTCGGCTGCCCTCCCTCCTTACCACCAGCCTCTCGCCGGGTTCTAGCCCCAGCTCCTGGGCTGCCTCCTCGCTCAGGATAATGGTGCGTTTGTCCTTTACGATAGCCTCCACAGCCCGGCACCACATAATGGGTCTCCGTCTCTCCCCGGGTTTAACCCTGCCCTGACTGCTTCCTGGGGCTCCCATAGTGTAGCTCGATCCTGGAGCGTTAGGGCGTTCCTTGGGGCCCGCTTGCTACCGGGACATAGCTTATGCCATCTTCGGCGGTAGTATGGCGGCCCCCGGTCTCTCCTATTGCTGTGTCTTGTATAGGTGTTTTAGGAGCTGGTGTGAGGCCTGGGCCGCCACCGTAGCCTTGAGGATGTCCCAGGGTATGAAGACTAGTACGCCGCTCCATAGCGCGGCCCGCAGCGCCTCCGCGGCTGCTAGTCCCTTGACGGTTGCCAGCCACGCTGCTAGCCATAGGGCTCCTGGGAGGTAGACTAGTGGCAGTACTAGGAGGGCGCCTCGTAGGAGGCCCCGGCGGGTGGCGGGGCGCGATAGCCTGCCGGCCACTGTTGCTGCTAGGAGGAAGCCTAGGAGGTAGCCGAAGCTGGGTGAGGCGATGTAGCCGGGGCCGCCGCCCATGGCGAATACCGGTGCCCCTAGGAGGCCCGCGGCGATGTAGGCTGCTACGGTCCTCCATGCCCGTGGGCCGAGGAGCGTTATGACCAGTGTTAGTGCCAGGGTCTGTAGGGTGAACGGCACGGGGACGCCGGGCAGTGTGAAGGATGCGCGGGCCGAAGCAGTCAGAAGCCCGACACCCGCCGCGGTCTCTGCGAGGGATAGTAGGAGGGCCCGGCCGGGCCGAAGCGTGAGGCCCTCTACGCGTACTAGGCCGTCCTCGAGTCGGCCTCCCGACACCGCCGCTGCTGCCCTGGCTAGCATGCTCGCCACTGCCCCGGCACCCCCTGGGCGCCCGGGGCTCTCCTGCTGCCTGGGCGTTAGGTTAAGTAGCCCTCCCGTGCCTCATGTCTAATAGGGATGTGCTCGTCTTGGCTGAGGAGCCTAGAGAGGACCGGAGCGAGGTTCTCGGCCTCTACCGGCTAGGAGCCACCGAGTCCGCGGAGGAGACGCTCCAGAGGTTCAGCCGCCTGGTCTCCGAGGCGCGGGACGTCTGGGGGCTACTGGAGGCCCTCGACTTCCTGGAGGCGCGTATCGCGGCTCGGCCCTTCTCGGCGCCACTGGTGAACACAGCGCGGGAGCTGCTGGGGATGATAGCTGCGGGGGAGTACAGTGGGCTGGCCGAGGTCCAGGAGAGGGTAAGGAGCTACGTAGGCGAGGTGCTGGCCCGTGTCGTGGAGGAGACGGAGGCGGCTGCCGAGATAGCTGCCCGGAGGCTGGAGGACGGCGACGTTGTGCTTACGCAGAGCTATAGCCGGAGCGTGGTCCGGGCCCTGGAGAAGGCCGTGGCGATGGGGAAGAGGATACACGTGATAGTCGCCGAGTCCCGGCCCCTCCTCGACGGCGTCGAGACGGCGAAGACGCTGGCCCGGATGGGGCTGGACGTGACCATGATAGTGGACTCCGCCATGAGGTTCATGGCCCGGGACGCGACCAAGGCCCTGATAGGTGCTGACGCCGTCACCGCGGACGGCACCGTCATAGCGCGCACTGGGGCCGGGCTGCTCGCCCTGGCCGCGAGCGAGGCCCGTGTACGCCTCATAGTGGTTGCGGGGACCTACAAGCTGTACCCAGAGACCGTCTACGGCATGACCATCGAGACGCCGGCCCTCGGCGAGGAGATAGTGCCCGAGGAGCACCGTGGGCTAGGAGTCGAGGGCTACGCGCCCCTCTTCGAGCCCGTGCCGCCGCACCTTATCGACGCGCTCGCCACCGAGAGGGGCCTAGTAGCGCCGGAGGCGGTGCCGCTCCTCATAAGGGAGAAGTATGGGGAGTGGCCGCCACGCCTAGAGCCCATAAGTGAGCTCTTCGCCCGGGCACGGGAGAAGCTCAAGCAGACCCTACGCAGCCAGGCGTGAAGGAGGCCAGGGGTGCATGGCTGTGGAGGTGCCGGGGGAGGTCCGGAGGATAGCCGAGGACATCAAGACTATGCGGATACGCGGCGCTGGCCGCATAGCTAGGGCGGCGGCCCGCGCGCTAATGATAGCCGCCCAGGAGTACAACAGTGGAGGCCTCGACGAGTTCCTCGCCTACATGGAGGACGTTGCCCGGCTACTCGTCTCCACGAGGCCAACCGCCGTAAGCCTGCCCAACGCGGTCAACTACGTGATGAGGGTGCTCCGCGAGAACCGGTTCCAGAGCCTAGAGGACGCCCGTAGGGCCGTCGTGGAGGCGGCCAGGGGCTTCATAGAGTACTCCGAGCAGGCGGTGAAGAGGATAGGGGAGATAGGAGCCCGGCTCATAAGGACCGGCGACCGCATACTAACACACTGCAACAGCAGCGCAGTAGAATCCATACTGGTCACAGCCTGGCGCAGCGGCAAACGGTTCCACGTCTACGCCACCGAGACGCGGCCACGCTTCCAGGGCTACATCACGGCCCGTAACCTAGCCAAGGCGGGCATACCCGTAACCCTCGTACCAGACTCAGCAGTGCTACAAGTGATCGAGACCAAGAGGATAACCCGGGTCATAGTAGGCGCCGACACCGTCACCGCGAACGGCGCGGTGATAAACAAGATAGGCACCAGCCAGATAGCCCTCGCAGCGAGGCTCCACCGCGTATCCTTCATAGTAGCCACTGAGACCTACAAGTTCAGCCCCTACACGGTCGTCGGCCAGCCCGTAGAGATAGAGGAGAGGCCGCCCGAGGAGGTCCTCGAGAACCCGCCGCCGGGCATAAGGATACGCAACCCCGCCTTCGACGCCACGCCGCCAGAGTACATCGACATGATAGTGACGGAGAGGGGCATCATACCCCCGAAGTCGGCCGCCCTAGTCCTCTGGGAGATGTTCCGCCGCAGCCCCGCAGAGGTACACCAGCTAAGAGTAGAAGAAGACTCCACTGGGTAGCGGGGTGCAGCCAGCGAGGCCTGGCTCACCGCTTCTAGCCCTTTCCTGGTCATGGCGCTGGCCCTTCCATGTAGTGTCGCTTCTCTGCCATAGACTCCTATGAGGCGTGGTTTCTGGGGCGAGCGTGAGAGCCCTAATCTAGTCCCGTACGTGTGTACATATGTGCGGGTGTACTGTTGTGGCTAAGAGGAAGCTTACTCTAAGCGTTGAGGAGGGCCTGCTGAAGGAGGTGAAGAGCCTAGTTGCCAGCGAGGGGGGAAGCCTAAGCAGGGTATTCGAGGAGTTCCTCGAGTACATGGCTCCGTCTAGGTGGCTCGACGAGCTAGCAAAGGAGCTGGGCATAGGAGAGCTCGAGCCGGTAGCGCCCTCGGAGGTGCCTAGGCTGAGGCCCAGAGGGCTAGACGCTGCTAGGGTGGTCAGAGAGCTGAGAGCGGGGCGTGCAGAAAGGGTGACACCAGTTGCGTAGCGGGGAGGTCTACTACCTTGACACCAGTGCCCTAGTCAAGAGGTACCTAGATGAGCCGGGGAGCAATACCGTCGACGCATTGTTTGCAGCGCGCATAAAGGCATGGCTAGGCCAGGTTTCGGTCTGCACGTGGCTCCACAGGACGGTGCCTTCACAGGCATAGGGTCATCCTCATATGGTGCCCGTGTCCCTACTAGACACGAGGCTCTACTGGAGAAGTGCTCACATCTGCCTGAGGGAGGCCAGGAGGCTCCACGACGGGGAGGAGGAGCACGGCATAGCACTGGTCATGGCCGGGCAGTCAGCAAGCTTGCCATAAAGGACGCCTATACCCTGGCTCCTGCACAATGCCCCAGGCACGCGTCTACGTAATAGACGGGATCATGGAGGATAGGCTAACAGCGGTAAGCGACCTTGTAGGCTCTTCTCCTCCCCGGAAGACATGGACCACAGGAAACGGGTAGAGGCGAAGACGTGCATATTCCTACAAGCTCTCCAGGAGGCTTCCCGGGATAATACGGTAGACCCTCGCGTCATCGGCCTCGGAGGCTTTAGAATAATATGTTATGAAAAGCCTGCAAAGAATATGCTAGAGCCGGTCCAGTACGGTAAGCAGCGCCAGCTACTGTACAGTGTGGATGCACGACTACAGCTGCTCTGCCATAGCCTCGGGGATGCTAGCCTAGGTACTTCTTGAGTGCTTCTATTAGTTTGTCGGCTAGGGTGTTGGGGTCGCCGTACTCTACTATTATCCTGAGGCTGGGGTAGCCGGGTAGGCTTGTGTCTAGCTCGTAGCCTAGCTCCTCTGCGCCTAGGAGCCCTGCTAGCTTCATGGCGCTGGCTAGTGTGCGGCCTGTGGCCTCGTCTAGGGCTTCGCTGCTGGAGCCGGGCAGGGGCACGGTTATCACTATGGCGTAGCCTTCGCCGCTCTCGGCCTCCGTGACCTCTACTACTATGTCGTCTAGGTGGATGCGGGTGGCCTCGCCCTCAGCCTCGAAGCTGACGCCGCGCTCCTTGAGGAAGCCCTGGATCTTCTTGGCCCACTCGGTCTTGCCCGCGTGGCCCGGTATGCCTTCCTCCACAGCTCTCCCCCGGGAGGTTCTGCTGCCTGTCCCCCGGGGGGTTGTTATGGGCGCTGCTGCGTGGCCCTTGGCGGCTGTGTTTGGGCTTTGCGGGTGTTCATCCGTAGAATATTTGACTAGTCTCTGCAAGTGGAGGAGTTTGGGGTGTCCTCTGGCTACACAGCTATGGCTGAGGACGGTCGAGAGGCGCCTGCAGGTACTGTGGGCCCTGCTAGCCTACGGGCAGCAGGACGCCTACTCGGTAGCATCTAACATAGCCGTGTGCTTCGAGAAGGAGCCGATGGCTCTCCTGCCCGGCGTGCACGCGAACGCCGAGGCGCTTGAGAGGCTCTGGCTCGTAGAGGCGACGCGGCCCGGCGTGTACCGCCTCACGCCCCTAGGCGTGCTCGTCGCGTGGAGGCTCTGTAGCGGCGACTACTGTAGCACGCTCCTAGCCGCTAGGGAGCTGGAGCGCGGCGAGAGCCTGCTCCGGGGCCTGAGCGTGGCTGCTGCACTAGCCTACGTGCTGGCGTACAGCGAGGACCCGGCTGCTGTTCTCGCTAGGCTGGGCAGGGGCGGCGTTGTGGACCACAGCGATCCGGTGGCAGAGGTCGTGCTGAGGCCCGGCGGCGCCCCTCTCGTCGAGGTGGACCAGGACTACCCATGCAGCTGCATGGACGTGGGGCAGCTAGGCGACCCCGAGCAGGCGGCTATCCTCGCCCTGGACAGCCCCCGGGAGTTCTACGAGGAGGCTGAGCATGCGGGGCTACTCCTCATGCATGGCCGTAGGCTCGGAGAGCTCGTGGAGCGCTGCAGGGACGTGATGCGTACGGGGCCCTGTGAGCCGGGCTTCGAGGCTATACTAGAGGACGCAACCGGCCTGAACGGTGTCAGCCTCGTCGAGTTCGCGCACAGGCATGGCTGTGCCAGCGTGCTCGCCCCGGCTAGGGCTGCGGCCCTCGCTGTAGCATCTGCAGTCCTCGACGAGATCCTGGGCGTGGCTAGTTCTAGGCACGTCCTGCTCGACACGCTCACAGTCCTCTACAACTCCTTCAGAGAAACGCTATCGCCCCTGCTGAGAGGCTACATAGCAGATGTGCTCGCGGCGGTGCTCGTGGGAGAGCTCGAGCAGAGCCTAGGGCTCGCTGTGAGCCTGCTATCGATGCACCCTGAGCTAGCAGAGCTTATAGCCGGGTCCAGGCGCGAAGCTGTGGCTAGGCTAGCGCGCGTCCTAGAAGCGGTGCTAGCACAACCGCCCCGGGCGAGGCGCGGCCGCCGCCTTGACGCGGCTGGCTAGAAGCCTTGCCGCTATCGCGGCAGCCAACCTCCTGTGGGGTGTGGGCTGGAGCTTTGCCCCGCTTATACCGCTCTACGCGCTCGAGGTGGGTGTGTCCGAGGCCCTCTACGGG
The window above is part of the Pyrodictium abyssi genome. Proteins encoded here:
- a CDS encoding molybdenum cofactor synthesis domain-containing protein, translating into MARWGLVVTSDRVKENPDQDETTPMLRRLLEEHGHELVYAAIAGNDPVEILYHVAAALHRGAEVVLVTGGTGPNPHDISADLVSRICDRILPGVGEEFRRRSLEQGVANAVLSRALACSFRDRLLAVSPGNPGAARLMAELLLGVVDHALHQLRGHRHEHHKHHGHGAGGHGEHRQ
- a CDS encoding ATP-binding cassette domain-containing protein yields the protein MEGITVQGLTKRYGEVVALDSVSFSIDGGSILGIIGPNGAGKTTLIRILSCLLRPDSGYAAIHGHRIPPCSDSVRRLFALLPQEVRAHFYTLTPLDYIYHYLRMRGYPREEARARARGGGRGVRDTVP
- a CDS encoding ribose 1,5-bisphosphate isomerase, which encodes MEVPGEVRRIAEDIKTMRIRGAGRIARAAARALMIAAQEYNSGGLDEFLAYMEDVARLLVSTRPTAVSLPNAVNYVMRVLRENRFQSLEDARRAVVEAARGFIEYSEQAVKRIGEIGARLIRTGDRILTHCNSSAVESILVTAWRSGKRFHVYATETRPRFQGYITARNLAKAGIPVTLVPDSAVLQVIETKRITRVIVGADTVTANGAVINKIGTSQIALAARLHRVSFIVATETYKFSPYTVVGQPVEIEERPPEEVLENPPPGIRIRNPAFDATPPEYIDMIVTERGIIPPKSAALVLWEMFRRSPAEVHQLRVEEDSTG
- a CDS encoding amidohydrolase; the protein is MGGEPLLLRCHLLLPCAGCSPLRDTAVYAEDGRIAYVGGSPPSGAKSGLVIDCPRHSVALPCFYNAHTHAAMTLLRGFHDDSELHEWLARMWFVEKRLTPSVIYHASRLALVEMVSTGTCGFIDMYFEPGATARAARELGVRARLGPVIMGDVDPHQAVEEARRFARSLEGDPLLGGVINVHSVYAAPLEAVAEGYRAAEELGVPFHIHVSETRREVYEARKKHRKFPVELLESLGALGPRSVLVHAGWIASWELDAVRRARATLVHCPTSNMKLATAGHFPLYEAMEKGVNVALGTDGPASNNSLDMLREAKTGLLLQRHSYWDTRVKARHLLEAATRGGARAMGLDRAGAIEPGAPADMAVLDLSRPWSLPLRPDNLASAILYAATGSDTIYTIVAGNPVYTPENRDRLWSLAEQSAQELNRFLEDIGPGRDPTPPCSPRNACKQG
- a CDS encoding YbhB/YbcL family Raf kinase inhibitor-like protein; this translates as MILFRRHRDYLVRSGSQFTLVSPAFNDGERIPQRHTCDGEDVSPALEWSGAPASTASYALIVYDPDAPRGTFVHWVIYDIPRDLAALPEGVPGDPVVEGLGLQGLNDFGKYGYGGPCPPRGDRPHRYVFALHALDVETLGLEPGARADEVLERMKGHVIGYAMLTGTYSR
- a CDS encoding DUF6364 family protein, whose translation is MAKRKLTLSVEEGLLKEVKSLVASEGGSLSRVFEEFLEYMAPSRWLDELAKELGIGELEPVAPSEVPRLRPRGLDAARVVRELRAGRAERVTPVA
- a CDS encoding biotin transporter BioY — encoded protein: MLARAAAAVSGGRLEDGLVRVEGLTLRPGRALLLSLAETAAGVGLLTASARASFTLPGVPVPFTLQTLALTLVITLLGPRAWRTVAAYIAAGLLGAPVFAMGGGPGYIASPSFGYLLGFLLAATVAGRLSRPATRRGLLRGALLVLPLVYLPGALWLAAWLATVKGLAAAEALRAALWSGVLVFIPWDILKATVAAQASHQLLKHLYKTQQ
- a CDS encoding type II toxin-antitoxin system VapC family toxin, encoding MYGLVICLDTNILYNYMLKTELTEKAKNILKSYAHEDFAITTTVLNELIYIVLAKVTGKRGYTLRRYVKTRGYPSEIIDKVITALEQLEIAVLPDVTDPRLVLETARSYRLLPADAMIALTCRHHRIDVIATFDEDFKRVSWLKVVP